A DNA window from Camelina sativa cultivar DH55 chromosome 13, Cs, whole genome shotgun sequence contains the following coding sequences:
- the LOC104735883 gene encoding uncharacterized protein LOC104735883, translating into MGDEGHDGFALSSSSRQRKSLEFRFQQSPRWDSTSSASGGNEQKHCIVNNGVPARPASSNPQCLNEENGSDRDSTAISTSFRSLLSLPESSAPWETPNKQPYNLTHCSYSQVFCNPVSDFENPEPDNTQQDSSTNPDSSLSLMMSTRDHQGSPANEASPNSMLLDVERSNETEVENPNFEPESPTHQRCRVCKRLLSQKSPWCSNKILRSRDMPAAGVFPCHHVYHIECLDKVTPTTQTRDPLCPVCSNTIETMEQPLIASETLQMALRSLRRSHTAAVRPETASNTSNSNNQRRHITRRSQKWGKLRCCLNISFLSSS; encoded by the exons ATGGGCGATGAGGGTCACGACGGTTTTGCATTGTCCTCGAGCAGTAGACAAAGGAAAAGTTTGGAATTCAGATTTCAGCAATCGCCAAGATGGGATTCAACATCGTCTGCTTCTGGAGGGAATGAACAGAAACACTGCATTGTTAATAATGGTGTACCGGCAAGACCAGCTAGCTCAAATCCTCAATGCTTGAATGAG GAGAATGGTTCTGATAGAGACAGTACAGCCATCTCAACGAGTTTTAGGTCTTTGCTGTCTCTCCCAGAGTCATCTGCCCCATGGGAAACCCCAAACAAGCAGCCCTACAATCTTACTCACTGCTCTTACTCTCAAGTCTTCTGCAACCCGGTTTCAGATTTTGAGAATCCTGAACCTGATAATACACAACAAGACTCATCCACAAATCCCGACTCCAGTCTGAGTCTTATGATGTCCACGAGAGACCATCAAGGCTCACCAGCAAATGAAGCATCACCAAACTCAATGTTGCTGGATGTAGAAAGATCCAATGAAACAGAAGTCGAAAACCCAAATTTCGAACCAGAATCCCCAACACACCAGAGATGCAGGGTTTGCAAGAGGCTTTTATCACAGAAATCTCCATGGTGCTCAAACAAGATACTGAGATCCAGAGATATGCCAGCCGCTGGTGTTTTCCCCTGCCACCACGTCTACCATATCGAATGCCTAGACAAAGTGACTCCAACAACTCAAACCCGAGACCCACTATGTCCTGTTTGCTCAAACACCATTGAAACAATGGAGCAGCCACTGATAGCCTCTGAAACATTGCAAATGGCTCTGAGATCTCTCAGAAGAAGCCACACAGCAGCTGTAAGGCCAGAGACAGCAAGTAACACTAGCAATAGCAACAATCAAAGAAGACACATTACGAGAAGAAGCCAGAAATGGGGAAAACTACGCTGCTGTTTGAATATAAgcttcttatcttcttcctaG
- the LOC104735884 gene encoding NAC domain-containing protein 92, with translation MAVVVEEGVVLNHGGEELVYLPPGFRFHPTDEEIITYYLKEKVLNSRFTAVAMGEADLNKCEPWDLPKRAKMGEKEFYFFCQRDRKYPTGMRTNRATESGYWKATGKDKEIFKGKGCLVGMKKTLVFYRGRAPRGEKTNWVMHEYRLEGKYSYHNLPKSARDEWVVCRVFHKNNPSTTTQPMTRIPIEDLTRMDSLENIDHLLDFSSLPPLIDPSFTSQTEQPNFKPINPPTYDISSPIQPHHFNSYQSIFNHQGFGSASASGSTYNNNNDMIKMEQSLVSVSQETCLSSDVNVTTTATTEVSSGPVMKQEMGMMGMVNGSKSYEDLCDLRGFLWD, from the exons ATGGCGGTTGTGGTCGAAGAAGGCGTGGTGTTGAATCATGGAGGTGAAGAGCTTGTTTATTTGCCACCTGGTTTCAGGTTTCATCCAACAGACGAAGAGATCATTACATACTACCTCAAGGAGAAGGTTTTAAACAGCCGATTCACGGCTGTGGCCATGGGAGAAGCTGATCTCAACAAGTGCGAGCCTTGGGATTTGCCAA AGAGGGCAAAGATGGGGGAGAAAGAGTTCTACTTCTTCTGTCAAAGGGACAGGAAGTATCCGACCGGGATGAGGACGAACCGTGCGACCGAGTCAGGATATTGGAAAGCGACCGGGAAGGATAAGGAGATCTTCAAAGGCAAAGGTTGTCTTGTTGGGATGAAGAAAACACTTGTGTTTTATAGAGGAAGAGCTCCAAGAGGTGAAAAGACTAATTGGGTCATGCATGAGTATCGTCTTGAAGGCAAATACTCGTATCACAATCTCCCCAAATCTGCAAGG GACGAATGGGTCGTGTGTAGGGTTTTTCACAAGAACAATCCTTCTACTACAACCCAACCAATGACGAGAATACCCATTGAAGATCTCACAAGGATGGATTCTCTAGAGAACATTGATCATCTCCTAGACTTCtcatctcttcctcctctcaTAGATCCGAGTTTTACAAGTCAAACCGAACAACCCAACTTCAAACCCATCAACCCTCCAACTTACGATATCTCATCACCAATCCAACCCCATCATTTCAATTCTTACCAGTCAATCTTCAACCACCAGGGTTTTGGTTCTGCCTCTGCTTCGGGCTCtacatacaacaacaacaacgatatGATCAAGATGGAGCAATCGCTTGTTAGTGTATCTCAAGAAACATGCCTTAGCTCAGATGTGAACGTTACCACGACAGCAACCACGGAGGTGTCTTCGGGTCCGGTAATGAAACAGGAGATGGGGATGATGGGAATGGTGAATGGTAGCAAGTCGTATGAAGATCTATGTGACTTGAGGGGGTTCTTATGGGACTAA
- the LOC104735882 gene encoding uncharacterized protein LOC104735882 codes for MTDSGHEIEIRCHHCAGPLTKNLETSDWTVAPFIRDSFSMIGSAVGGTASAFIGFNHAMPIVRKWIKGPMWLHFLVGAPPVIVLSSACAGLAGGTVPALAQLASSSYRAAVHSSQPPKTQEKNKIHKSTTSPL; via the exons ATGACGGATTCTGGACATGAGATCGAAATCAGATGCCATCATTGCGCTGGCCCTCTTACGAAAAAtctg GAAACCAGTGATTGGACTGTGGCTCCGTTCATCAGGGATAGCTTTTCTAtg attggaTCAGCTGTTGGTGGTACTGCAAGTGCATTCATTGGGTTTAACCATG CAATGCCAATTGTACGCAAGTGGATAAAAGGACCCATGTGGTTACATTTTCTTGTTGGG GCACCGCCTGTTATAGTTCTTTCATCAGCCTGTGCTGGACTAGCAG GTGGCACTGTCCCGGCACTGGCACAGCTCGCTTCATCTTCATATCGAGCAGCAGTCCATTCGTCTCAGCCACCAAAGAcacaagagaagaacaaaattcACAAGTCTACAACTTCTCCTCTGTAA